A part of Cotesia glomerata isolate CgM1 linkage group LG4, MPM_Cglom_v2.3, whole genome shotgun sequence genomic DNA contains:
- the LOC123263250 gene encoding E3 ubiquitin-protein ligase MSL2 gives MNATSLYVSTCRLVLQADADDSNSWTDLYRLVPYLRQSLSCTVCSNLLIEPHTPTETNCQHHVCRGCRGGRKKLKPSCGWCKDYDKYIENVQLRILLQCYKKLCEYLTSTNIYRSLIITVSSNASSNSAAVVGATSLIELIQEGTGFKDEFKSNAGLSKSAYSILPCVYTSTTSTQTQANTLQPTIDPLATTVPESPTIRTVSNGSSIYSVMYAGSGNKITIKRKAATSVEDTDLNQQDIDNPSRGTAGGVKCIPSSQLSYGTCSPKKSSKGSKSSTSFKKPRSSSTRSKRKGCRCGNATAIPGKLTCCGQRCPCYVESKPCIECRCRGCRNPHTADGLKIRPHIPELHNLQLQLSSPLDCDSLSSDTLSSVQQCLSTSPTTIQVLNVYSTPRLDIDNVPQNLPAALLVGEDAIVSTESEADDSDIQIDV, from the exons atgaaTGCAACGAGTTTATATGTATCAACATGTCGGCTTGTATTGCAAGCCGACGCTGATGATTCAAATTCATGGACAGATTTATACAGACTAGTACCATATTTAAGGCAAAGTCTCAGCTGTACGGTATGCTCCAATCTTTTGATTGAACCTCATACACCAACGGAGACAAATTGTCAACATCATGTGTGTAGAGGTTGCCGTGGTGgccgtaaaaaattaaaaccatCGTGTGGCTGGTGCAAGGATTACgataaatatattgaaaatgTACAACTACGAATATTATTACAGTGTTACAAAAAGTTGTGTGAATATCTCACAAGTACTAATATTTACCGTAGTCTTATCATTACTGTGTCTTCAAATGCTTCGAGCAATAGTGCTGCTGTGGTTGGTGCCACCAGTCTTATTGAACTCATTCAAGAAGGAACAGGTTTTAAAGATGAATTTAAAAGCAATGCTGGATTATCAAAATCTGCTTACAGTATATTGCCTTGTGTTTACACTAGTACAACGTCAACACAAACACAAGCTAATACGTTACAGCCAACCATTGACCCGTTGGCAACAACTGTACCTG aatctCCAACAATAAGAACTGTCTCAAATGGATCATCAATTTACTCTGTGATGTATGCAGGCTCgggtaataaaataacaataaaacgcAAAGCTGCGACTTCTGTAGAAGACACTGATCTCAACCAACAGGATATTGATAATCCGTCGAGAGGAACTGCAGGAGGGGTAAAATGCATTCCATCTTCACAACTTTCATATGGAACTTGTTCTCCAAAAAAATCGTCAAAGGGCagcaaa TCATCAACAAGCTTCAAAAAACCAAGATCTAGCTCAACAAGAAGCAAAAGAAAAGGATGTAGGTGTGGAAATGCTACGGCAATACCAGGAAAGTTAACGTGTTGTGGTCAAAGATGTCCTTGTTATGTTGAAAGTAAGCCGTGTATTGAATGTAGATGTCGAGGATGTAGAAACCCTCATACTGCTGATGGattgaaa aTCAGGCCACATATACCAGAGCTACACAATTTACAGTTACAGCTCTCGAGTCCACTTGATTGTGATAGTTTAAGTTCTGATACTCTTAGTTCAGTACAACAGTGTTTATCAACATCACCAACAACCATTCAAGTACTAAATGTTTATTCAACACCAAGATTAGACATTGATAATGTACCACAAAACCTTCCTGCAGCTTTACTCGTTGGTGAAGATGCGATAGTTAGTACAGAAAGTGAAGCTGACGATAGTGATATACAAATTGACGTGTGA
- the LOC123263251 gene encoding uncharacterized protein LOC123263251, with protein MNTLVIIMLFALASPIFGEDAVEPKKQEKRGVIGLGYPGYAGQFGGAHAYDYHGLGHGYASAPYYSALNHGVVSPILSHSAYSAHVAPAHAYGGYHSPLYTSPLRLGYHGLGHGYYNSW; from the exons ATGAACACTCTG GTAATCATCATGCTCTTCGCTCTTGCTTCACCTATCTTTGGTGAAGACGCTGTTGAGCCGAAGAAACAGGAAAAACGTGGAGTTATTGGTCTTGGATACCCAGGATACGCTGGTCAATTTGGTGGAGCCCATGCTTATGATTACCatg gactTGGACATGGTTACGCGAGCGCACCTTACTACTCAGCTTTAAATCACGGAGTAGTATCACCGATATTGAGTCACTCAGCTTACTCTGCTCATGTAGCTCCCGCACATGCTTACGGTGGTTACCATTCACCTTTGTATACTTCCCCTCTTCGTCTTGGTTACCACGGCTTGGGCCATGGGTACTACAACAGCTGGTAA